The nucleotide sequence AGTGGAATTCTTCCCTTCATTTCCCTTGCCAGAACAAAGGTTGGGCTTTGAACCTGTTCGGTGATGCCCAATCCTTTGGCTATACCTTGCGTAAGGCAAGTTTTTCCGGCTCCCAGGTTACCGATAAGCAGGATTACATCTCCTGGTGTGGCAGCTTTCCCGATTTTTATCCCCATCGTAATTGTATGTGTCGGTTTTTGGCTGGTAAAGACAAAAGAGGGCTGATTATTAACCAAAATGATTCCACCCGGCTCTCTTCAGATTATCGAATGAGGTAAAATTTCCAGCTAGCTTTATGCTACCTGAACGAGCACTGGTAATGGTACCTATAATGCTCAAGCCTTTGCCGATAGTTGCAGCAATTTTTTCCATTACACTTTCGCTGGCAGTGAATAATAATTCATAATCTTCA is from Dehalococcoidales bacterium and encodes:
- the tsaE gene encoding tRNA (adenosine(37)-N6)-threonylcarbamoyltransferase complex ATPase subunit type 1 TsaE, with translation MVNNQPSFVFTSQKPTHTITMGIKIGKAATPGDVILLIGNLGAGKTCLTQGIAKGLGITEQVQSPTFVLAREMKGRIPLYHLDLYRLGDIAEIDGLGIDEYLYGDGLTVIEWADKGLELMPPNNLTIFFETTGEKSRLMKFQPTGKRYQDLMKAIR